The genomic window AAGCTATTTTTTCTCTAGCAGTTTTAGTTATCTGATTTCCAGTATGTCCATTAGAGAAATAACTCTGTATTAATCCTAAATCAAAGTTCCCAACGAGAAAAACATGGCTGTTGACAGGTGTGTAAAACTCATCAAAATTATCTCGTAAATCCTCTAAACGAATATCTTCTATCGAATGTTCAGTACCAACAATATCCGAAGCTAAAGGACTTTCTGGATAAAGATTTGCAAGAGTTTTAAAGAACAAGCAAGAATCTGGATCATCCTGATACATTTCACGTTCTTGCTGGATGATATCCTTTTCACGCTCAACTGACTCTTTGGTAATATGAAAACTTGTAACGAGTTCTTCAAGCAAATCCAAACACTCTATAACATGATCAGATGTTGAAAATAGATAGCTAGTATTTGTAAAGCTTGTAAAGGCATTACTTTCTGCTCCTAGTTCTGTAAAAGCAGCCATGATATCTTCGGAGTTTTCTCTTTCAAAAAGTTTATGTTCTAAAAAATGAGCAATTCCATTAGGATATTTTTTCTTTTTCCCATCTCTATCTGTAAACTCGGTGTCAACCGAACCAACTTGAACAGTTACCACACCATAAACTTCGTTAAAATCATTTTTAGGAAGTAAAGAAACTGTCAAGCCGTTTTTTAATGTTGCTTGATAAAGAGTTTCCTTTACAGCAGGATAGTATTTCTCTTGAAAAGTAACTCTAGTCATTCTGCTCCTTCCATAAAATAGATTGCCTGCAATTTTAGACTAGATGCAGCTTTACAAATCGCATCCTTGTCAACTTGTTCTAGTTTTTCTATCAAAGTCTCTAGGTCTAAAACTGACTTACCAAAAAAGATAGTTAAGTATTCTCTATCTATAATCGAGTCTTGGTTATCTTGACTTAGCAACATATTTCTGCGAATCATTTCCTTAGTCTGATTGATTTCAGCATCTGTAAATCGACCATTTTTGATATCGAATAATTGATCATTCATCAGTTTCCGTACTCGATTTCGGTCTTGATGGTTAATACCAGCAAAGAGTCGCAAAAAACCACTAAAAAGATCTAAATGACTAGATACTGTATAAGCCAAGCCTTCCTTTTCCCTTACTTGAGTAAACAGTTTAGAATGTGGGAAAGCCCCAAGTAGACCATTTAAAAGAAGTAAAGCCATTTTTTGATCATCCTCATAACCAATCGTGCTATGGTAACCCATCTCTAAAATGGACTGACCTAGGTTTCTCCTGATAATTCCTTCTCTAAGAACATTTGAATACTCTTGTCGATATTGAATGTTTACAGTTTCTTTACGACCTGTCAACTTATATTTCTTCAGGCTTTCTAGAACTTCAATTTCATTAAAGTCTCCTAAAAAGAATAAATCAATCCTATCTTCTTTCAGCATTTTTTGAAAACTTGAATAGCAAGATTTAGAAGTCTCTTCGGAAATTCTGGCAATTAAATCTTTAGGAACTAACTGCATTGATTCTTCTTGGAAAAACAACTGATCCAATTCTTTATGGGCAAAGAAGAAAGGATCCTCTAATTCTGATTCTAGTCTCGCCAACAATTGTTTTTTTTCAATTTCAAAGGCATTGTTCTCAAATTCATCTTCATCTGACAATGGATTAAATATGACTTGATACAATAATTCTAAAATCTGAGCAGTTAATACGTTTTTCTTACTTAAAAATTCATCTCGAACATAAGTCAAACTCACGTCTACTAAGTGACTTTGCCCCCTTCTATAAGCATGAGTTGACAAATCTGCTCCATACAATGCTGCCAGATGTTTTCTAAGAACCTGGGCAGTTGGATAACCTTTATTAGCAGTTTCAAGCATACTGGCACTTAGCATGCGACCAGAGATTAAATCCAGAGATAATGGAGCTGTGAAACGCATGGTTATTTTATTTGTCTTAAACTTTTTAGAATAGATAAAATGCACTGCAATTCCAGGGAATAACTCCATCTTTTACCTCCTTTTACATAGAGTTCTATTATACCATGAAAACGAAAATTTTTCCTGTTCTCTTTGACGCTTTTGAAATTAAAATCGTTTTCATATCTTAGGTTTTCCTTCCACTATTTTAAGTAAAATATGGTATAATACCAAAGATTGAGGTGAACTATGGAATACAAATTATTTGAAGAATTTATTACGCTCCAAGCTCTTTTAAAAGATCTTGGAATCATCCAAAGTGGTGGCGCTATTAAATCATTTTTAGCTGACCATCTTGTATATTTTAATGGGGAATTAGAAAATCGTCGCGGCAAAAAAATTAGAATCGGAGATTCTATTGAAATCCCTGATTTAAAAACTCAAATTATTCTAGTTAAACCAACATCAGAAGAACTAGAGGAGTTTCGTCTAGAAAAACTTGAGAAAGAACGTGTAGCTAAGCTTGTCAAGGAAATGAATAAAAAGATACAAAAGAAGCCAGCGAAAAAGAACCAGTCAACAAAAGCAAAACCTGCACCACGTTTCCCAGGTAGATAAATATGTGGCTGAAAAATCTATCCATTAAACAATTTCGTAACTATCGAGATGTCGAAGTTAATTTTAATCCAAAATTAAACGTATTTGTTGGCCGAAACGCTCAAGGAAAAACCAATCTTCTTGAAAGTATTTACTTTTTAGCCTTAACGAGAAGTCATCGAACAAAGACTGATAAAAATTTAATTCAATTTGAACAAGAACAACTGCAAGTTTCTGGAATCTTGAAAAAGAAAACAACAAGCATTCCACTTGAAATTGACCTAACTCAAAAAGGGCGAATTACTAAAGTGAATCACTTAAAGCAAGCTCGCCTATCAGATTATATTGGTCATATGAATGTTGTCTTATTTGCTCCAGAAGATTTACAACTTGTCAAAGGTGCTCCGGCCATTCGTCGTAAGTTTATTGACATAGAATTAGGGCAAATTAAACCAATTTACTTGTCAGACCTGTCAAGTTATAACCACGTCCTTAAACAGAGAAATACCTATCTCAAATCTACACAAAACATAGACGAGACTTTCCTATCTGTTCTTGATGACCAACTAATAGAGTATGGATGTCGTGTAATGATTCATCGAGCTGACTTTATCCAGAAAATGGAACTCTTTGGCAAGAAAAAACATTTTGACATCTCAGATCAGTTAGAAGAATTGTCAATCATTTATCAACCTTCTGTAAACTTTATTGACAAGGAACATTTGGCTGAATCTTTCCATATAGCACTTCAAAAAAGTAGATCCAGAGATTTATTTAAAAAGAATACTGGAGTTGGTCCTCATCGAGATGATATGATTTTCATGATTAATGGAATGGAAGCAAGTTTCGGAAGTCAAGGGCAACATCGTAGCTTGGTACTTTCTATAAAACTTGCTGAGATCGAATTGATGGAGAGCATTACCAAAGAATCTCCCGTTCTTTTGCTTGACGATGTCATGAGTGAACTTGACAATACTCGTCAACTTAAATTATTGGAAACTATTTCTCATAACATCCAAACTTTTATTACAACTACTAGTTTAGACCATCTTCAAAACTTGCCTGATAACTTGAGCGTCTTTACAGTAGATAATGGTCAATTGACTGTAAATTAAAGTTTACATCTATGTAAAATAAAAAATCTCCTGTTTAACAGGAGATTTTTTTATTACATTGAATAGTTTGGTGCTTCATTAGTGATTTGCACATCGTGTGGATGGCTTTCTTTTAGACCAGCACCTGACATTTCGATAAACTGAGCATTGTCATGTAATTCTTTTAGGTTAGCAGCACCACAGTAACCCATACCAGAACGAATACCACCAATCATTTGGAAGACGATATCGGCTGCTGCACCTTTATAAGCAACACGACCTTCGATTCCTTCTGGAACCAGTTTGTTTGCTTCATTGACAGAACCTTGGAAGTAACGGTCGCTTGAACCTTTCTTCATAGCAGCAATTGAGCCCATACCGCGGTATGTCTTGAACTTACGTCCTTGGAAGATTTCAGTTTCACCTGGAGCTTCATCTGTTCCTGCAAACATTGATCCAAGCATTACTGCATTTCCACCAGCAGCAAGGGCTTTAACAATATCTCCAGAATACTTGATTCCACCATCAGCGATAATTGTTTTACCATATTCACGCGCCACTGCTGCAGCGTCATAAATAGCTGTAACTTGAGGAACTCCCACACCAGC from Streptococcus sp. oral taxon 061 includes these protein-coding regions:
- the recF gene encoding DNA replication/repair protein RecF (All proteins in this family for which functions are known are DNA-binding proteins that assist the filamentation of RecA onto DNA for the initiation of recombination or recombinational repair.); translation: MWLKNLSIKQFRNYRDVEVNFNPKLNVFVGRNAQGKTNLLESIYFLALTRSHRTKTDKNLIQFEQEQLQVSGILKKKTTSIPLEIDLTQKGRITKVNHLKQARLSDYIGHMNVVLFAPEDLQLVKGAPAIRRKFIDIELGQIKPIYLSDLSSYNHVLKQRNTYLKSTQNIDETFLSVLDDQLIEYGCRVMIHRADFIQKMELFGKKKHFDISDQLEELSIIYQPSVNFIDKEHLAESFHIALQKSRSRDLFKKNTGVGPHRDDMIFMINGMEASFGSQGQHRSLVLSIKLAEIELMESITKESPVLLLDDVMSELDNTRQLKLLETISHNIQTFITTTSLDHLQNLPDNLSVFTVDNGQLTVN
- the yfmH gene encoding EF-P 5-aminopentanol modification-associated protein YfmH, which codes for MTRVTFQEKYYPAVKETLYQATLKNGLTVSLLPKNDFNEVYGVVTVQVGSVDTEFTDRDGKKKKYPNGIAHFLEHKLFERENSEDIMAAFTELGAESNAFTSFTNTSYLFSTSDHVIECLDLLEELVTSFHITKESVEREKDIIQQEREMYQDDPDSCLFFKTLANLYPESPLASDIVGTEHSIEDIRLEDLRDNFDEFYTPVNSHVFLVGNFDLGLIQSYFSNGHTGNQITKTAREKIALHLVKKVESIRMDVASPKLAIGVRTNAEMESKDCYRYGVLLKALFSMMFGWTSKRFQSLYETGKLDSSLSMEVEINHRFNFLMLTMDTKEPVAISHQFRKAIKNFVTDPDVSEEHLDLIKSEIYGEFIHNLNSLEFIATQYQSHVDESTLFDLPKIIQEMTLEDVLEVGHHFIDNSEMVEFTIFPL
- the yfmF gene encoding EF-P 5-aminopentanol modification-associated protein YfmF, yielding MELFPGIAVHFIYSKKFKTNKITMRFTAPLSLDLISGRMLSASMLETANKGYPTAQVLRKHLAALYGADLSTHAYRRGQSHLVDVSLTYVRDEFLSKKNVLTAQILELLYQVIFNPLSDEDEFENNAFEIEKKQLLARLESELEDPFFFAHKELDQLFFQEESMQLVPKDLIARISEETSKSCYSSFQKMLKEDRIDLFFLGDFNEIEVLESLKKYKLTGRKETVNIQYRQEYSNVLREGIIRRNLGQSILEMGYHSTIGYEDDQKMALLLLNGLLGAFPHSKLFTQVREKEGLAYTVSSHLDLFSGFLRLFAGINHQDRNRVRKLMNDQLFDIKNGRFTDAEINQTKEMIRRNMLLSQDNQDSIIDREYLTIFFGKSVLDLETLIEKLEQVDKDAICKAASSLKLQAIYFMEGAE
- the yaaA gene encoding S4 domain-containing protein YaaA, translated to MEYKLFEEFITLQALLKDLGIIQSGGAIKSFLADHLVYFNGELENRRGKKIRIGDSIEIPDLKTQIILVKPTSEELEEFRLEKLEKERVAKLVKEMNKKIQKKPAKKNQSTKAKPAPRFPGR